From Danio aesculapii chromosome 18, fDanAes4.1, whole genome shotgun sequence, a single genomic window includes:
- the LOC130245739 gene encoding extracellular calcium-sensing receptor-like, producing MWVILNISIYLSFNFFMTASVLGSKTCQLQGHFRLNEMYHDGDVILGGLFEVDFLTVFPDLDFKKEPESPYCEQFDMESFQQAQTMAFAIDEINKNPNLLPNITLGYHLYDNCVMLGMAFRAAISMASGTEEFFYNINCTGPPPVIGIVGDSSSTVSIAISSILGLFRVPIVSHYATCSCLSDRKKYPSFFRTIPSDAFQVRAMVQILKYFRWTWVGLIYSDDDYGVHAAQSFQQEMQLFGGCVAFSEILPHDNNLEDIKHITKMIEASTARVIVVFSTPSFLIPLIDELVLQNMTDRQWIASEAWATSFVHHSPRLLPFLKGTLGIAIRRGEIEGLHEFLLRLQPRNDARNNMIRIFWEIMFGCNFETGGKKNGGDQVINICTGQEDLSATNTPYTEVSELRASYNVYKAVYALAHALNDLMQCEEGRGPFSVNSCADITNLKPWQLVHYLQNVNFTTDFGDHVSFDKNGDALAIYDVLNWQPSSDGSIRVQTVGVVNEEVATGMVLTLDEDALYWNFESKKPPISVCSESCPPGTRLATIKGLPVCCFDCLPCGDGEISNITGAVECTVCPDEFWSNLYKDQCVPKEVEFLSYEDPLGISLTTASLLGTCFCVLVMFVFAVHRNTPIVRANNSELSFLLLLSLKMCFLCALLFIGQPQLWTCQLRHAVFGISFVLCISSILVKTMVVIAVFKSSRPESKGAVKWFGAVQQRCTVLVLTAIQVVICAVWLSTASPAPHKNNQYIRSKIVYECAIGSVAGFSMLLAYIGLLAAVSFLLAFLARNLPDNFNEAKFITFSMLIFCAVWIAFVPAYVSSPGKYAVAVEIFAILASSFGLLLAIFAPKCYIILLHPERNTKKAIMGKEAQNK from the exons ATGTGGGTCATTCTGAACATCTCCATCTATCTGTCTTTTAATTTCTTTATGACAGCTTCAGTACTCGGATCAAAAACCTGTCAGCTCCAGGGACACTTCAGGTTGAATGAAATGTATCATGATGGCGATGTTATACTTGGTGGCCTGTTTGAGGTTGACTTCCTCACAGTGTTCCCAGATCTGGACTTCAAAAAAGAGCCAGAATCACCATACTGTGAGCA atttgacATGGAAAGCTTCCAGCAGGCACAAACCATGGCTTTTGCAATTGATGAAATCAATAAAAATCCAAACCTTCTGCCAAACATCACTCTTGGTTACCATCTATATGACAACTGTGTCATGCTAGGAATGGCATTTCGGGCTGCCATATCCATGGCTAGTGGAACAGAAGAGTTCTTCTATAACATCAACTGCACTGGCCCACCCCCAGTGATTGGAATCGTAGGGGATTCAAGTTCAACTGTCTCCATTGCAATTTCAAGTATTCTAGGGTTGTTTCGAGTACCTATA GTTAGTCACTATGCCACCTGCTCCTGTTTGAGTGACAGAAAAAAGTACCCCTCTTTCTTCAGAACTATTCCCAGTGATGCCTTCCAGGTCCGagcaatggttcagatcttaaaatattttagatggaCTTGGGTTGGTCTCATTTACAGTGATGATGACTATGGAGTTCATGCGGCTCAGTCCTTCCAGCAAGAAATGCAGCTGTTCGGAGGTTGTGTTGCTTTTTCTGAAATTTTACCCCATGATAACAACCTCGAAGATATTAAGCACATAACCAAAATGATTGAGGCCTCTACAGCTAGAGTGATAGTTGTTTTTTCCACTCCTTCCTTTCTGATACCTTTGATTGATGAGTTGGTGTTGCAGAACATGACAGACAGGCAGTGGATTGCAAGTGAAGCTTGGGCTACCTCTTTTGTACATCACAGTCCACGTTTACTGCCCTTTCTGAAGGGCACACTTGGCATTGCTATTAGGCGTGGAGAGATTGAGGGACTTCATGAATTTCTGCTACGTCTCCAACCTAGAAATGACGCAAGAAATAATATGATCAGGATATTCTGGGAGATCATGTTTGGGTGCAATTTTGAAACTGGGGGTAAAAAGAATGGTGGAGATCAAGTcataaatatatgtacaggacAAGAGGATCTGAGCGCCACAAACACACCATACACAGAGGTTTCAGAGCTACGGGCATCTTACAATGTCTATAAGGCAGTTTATGCCCTGGCACATGCACTTAATGACTTGATGCAGTGTGAGGAGGGGAGAGGACCATTCAGTGTTAACAGCTGTGCTGACATAACAAATCTAAAACCCTGGCAG CTGGTTCACTACCTGCAGAATGTCAACTTTACCACAGACTTTGGGGATCATGTGTCATTTGACAAGAATGGAGATGCTTTGGCCATCTATGATGTCCTGAACTGGCAGCCGAGCTCTGATGGCTCAATAAGGGTCCAAACAGTTGGTGTAGTAAATGAAGAGGTTGCAACAGGGATGGTGCTTACACTGGATGAGGATGCATTATATTGGAACTTTGagtcaaaaaaa CCCCCAATTTCTGTGTGCAGTGAGAGCTGTCCTCCAGGCACTAGGCTTGCCACGATTAAGGGCTTGCCGGTTTGCTGTTTTGACTGCCTCCCATGTGGAGATGGTGAGATTTCTAATATAACAG GTGCAGTTGAATGCACAGTGTGTCCAGATGAGTTTTGGTCCAATTTATATAAGGACCAATGCGTTCCTAAAGAAGTAGAGTTTCTGTCCTATGAAGATCCTCTGGGCATCTCTCTGACCACTGCTTCCCTCCTTGGCACCTGCTTCTGTGTTCTTGTGATGTTTGTGTTTGCTGTTCATCGTAATACCCCTATAGTACGAGCCAACAATTCAGAGCTCAGTTTTCTGCTGCTTTTGTCACTGAAAATGTGTTTCCTGTGTGCGCTGCTGTTTATAGGCCAGCCCCAGTTATGGACGTGTCAGTTAAGACATGCTGTGTTTGGCATAAGCTTTGTCCTGTGCATCTCCAGCATTCTGGTCAAGACTATGGTGGTAATAGCTGTGTTCAAGTCATCTCGACCAGAGAGCAAAGGTGCTGTGAAATGGTTTGGAGCAGTTCAACAAAGATGCACGGTTCTGGTATTGACAGCAATACAGGTTGTGATATGTGCAGTCTGGCTATCAACTGCCTCACCAGCACCCCATAAAAACAACCAATATATCCGCTCTAAAATAGTATATGAATGTGCCATTGGCTCAGTGGCTGGTTTTTCCATGTTATTAGCATACATTGGACTTTTGGCAGCAGTAAGCTTTCTTTTAGCCTTCCTGGCAAGAAATCTTCCAGATAATTTTAATGAAGCAAAGTTCATCACTTTTAGCATGCTGATTTTCTGTGCTGTATGGATTGCATTTGTCCCAGCATATGTGAGCTCTCCCGGAAAATATGCAGTGGCTGTAGAAATATTTGCCATTTTAGCGTCCAGTTTTGGATTACTGCTGGCCATATTTGCCCCAAAGTGCTACATCATCCTTTTACACCCAGAGAGAAACACAAAAAAGGCAATTATGGGAAAAGAAGCACAAAATAAATAG